The following coding sequences lie in one Rutidosis leptorrhynchoides isolate AG116_Rl617_1_P2 chromosome 4, CSIRO_AGI_Rlap_v1, whole genome shotgun sequence genomic window:
- the LOC139839754 gene encoding pleiotropic drug resistance protein 1-like → MDGSDIYKASRSIRLGSLSSRSNGGMGSLRSGSTSVWRNTGMDVFSRSTREEDDEEALKWASLEKLPTFDRLKKGLLFGSSGPSNEVDVDNLSYEDRKRLLDRLVNIADEDNEKFLLKLRNRIDRVGIDLPTIEVQYENLTVEADVNTGSRALPSFINFHIDIFEMFLSLFRLLPNSKKHITILDNVSGIVKPSRMTLLLGPPSSGKTTLLLAMAGKLDKELQSSGKVTYNGHELHEFVPERTSAYISQNDVHIGEMTVRETLAFSARCQGIGSRYEMLAELSRREINANIKPDPDIDVFMKAAASEGQEANVVTDYTLKLLGLDICADTMVGDRMIRGISGGQKKRVTTGEMIVGPSKVLLMDEISTGLDSSTTFQIVKSLKQFTHILEGTAVISLLQPAPETYDLFDDIILLTDGIIVYQGPRDNVLEFFEFMGFKCPERKGVADFLQEVTSKKDQQQYWMRRNEHYRFVSAREFSDSFKSFHIGKRLENDLRTPFDKSRSHPAALTTEKYGLSTKELFKACFDREVLLVKRNSFVYYFKLTQLFIMALTTMTVFLRTEMHRNTLEDGGKYNGALYFGVMMIMFNGMSEIPMTIAKLPVFYKQRDFRFYPSWAYALPSWVVKIPVSFLEAGLWTILTYYVIGFDPHFSVFMKHFLILFVSNQVSAALFRFIGSIGRNMIVANTFGSFSLLIIVALGGFILSRDNVKKWWIWGYWISPMMYVMNGITVNEFLGDRWNKPLNGTSTTLGKSIITTRGLFAEAYWYWIAIASSVGFIFLFNSCFGLSLEFLNPLGQSRSVSSQNDSDKNAVELSSSGSGGDRTKKKGMILPFEPHSITFNDVKYSVDMPHEMRDQGTNEDRLLLLKSVSGAFRPGVLTALMGVSGAGKTTLMDVLAGRKTGGYIEGDIRISGYPKKQETFARISGYCEQNDIHSPHVTVYESLMYSAWLRLATDVTENTRKMFVDEVMDLVELNPLRDALVGLPGVNGLSTEQRKRLTIAVELVANPSIIFMDEPTSGLDARAAAIVMRTVRNTVDTGRTVVCTIHQPSIDIFEAFDELFLMKRGGQELYVGPVGRNSCELIKYFEDIDGVSKIKDGYNPATWMLEVSTTAQEIALGVDFTEIYRNSELFRRNKALIAELSVALPGTKDLYFPTQYSRSFLVQCMACLWKQRLSYWRNPSYTAVRFAFTTFIGIMFGTIFWDLGKKRKTQQDLSNAMGSMYAATLFLGVQNASAVQPVVDIERTVFYRERAAGMYSALAYACAQVLVEIPYIFMQTITYCIIVYTMIGFDWTASKFFWYIYFLFCLLLYMTFYGMMTVAITPNANIAAIVAASFYGFFNLFSGFIVPRPKIPVWWRWYYWCNPLAWTIYGTVASQFGDYDDLLVDGETVKGYLDRFYGFKHSFLGAVAGVHFGLVIGFGLIFAYCIQSFNFQKR, encoded by the exons ATGGAGGAACACTGGGATGGATGTTTTTTCGCGATCTAcgcgtgaagaagatgatgaagaagctcTTAAATGGGCGTCACTTGAAAAGCTTCCAACTTTTGATCGTTTAAAGAAAGGTTTATTGTTTGGATCATCTGGGCCGTCGAATGAAGTTGATGTAGACAATCTTAGCTATGAAGATCGAAAACGATTACTTGATAGACTCGTAAATATTGCTGATGAAGATAATGAAAAGTTTTTGTTGAAGCTTAGAAACAGAATAGACAG GGTTGGGATTGATTTGCCAACAATTGAAGTTCAATATGAGAATTTGACAGTGGAGGCTGATGTCAACACTGGAAGCAGAGCTTTACCTAGTTTCATTAACTTCCATATTGATATATTTGAG ATGTTCTTGAGCTTATTCCGTCTGCTTCCGAATTCAAAAAAGCATATAACCATCCTTGACAATGTTAGCGGGATCGTTAAACCTAGCAG GATGACATTACTTTTGGGCCCACCAAGTTCAGGGAAAACGACACTGTTGTTAGCCATGGCTGGGAAGCTCGATAAAGAACTTCAG AGCTCGGGTAAGGTGACATATAACGGACATGAATTACATGAGTTTGTACCCGAAAGAACTTCTGCTTATATAAGTCAAAACGATGTTCATATTGGAGAAATGACTGTTAGAGAAACATTGGCTTTTTCTGCAAGATGCCAAGGGATTGGATCGCGTTACG AGATGTTGGCAGAGTTGTCAAGAAGAGAGATAAATGCAAACATAAAACCTGATCCCGATATCGATGTCTTCATGAAG GCTGCAGCATCAGAAGGTCAAGAAGCAAATGTGGTGACCGATTACACTCTAAAG TTGTTGGGGTTAGACATTTGTGCAGATACCATGGTAGGGGATCGAATGATAAGGGGGATTTCGGGTGGGCAAAAGAAGCGAGTTACGACTG GTGAAATGATAGTTGGACCGTCAAAGGTTCTACTTATGGACGAGATATCTACCGGTTTAGATAGTTCTACAACTTTCCAAATCGTGAAATCGCTTAAACAATTTACGCATATTCTCGAAGGAACCGCAGTTATTTCTCTCCTTCAGCCAGCACCCGAGACGTATGACTTATTTGATGACATCATTCTTCTAACCGACGGAATAATAGTGTATCAAGGACCACGTGATAATGTGCTCGAGTTTTTTGAATTTATGGGGTTCAAATGTCCCGAGAGGAAAGGTGTTGCCGATTTCTTGCAAGAA GTGACATCAAAGAAAGATCAACAACAATATTGGATGAGAAGAAATGAGCATTACAGATTCGTTTCGGCTCGGGAATTTTCAGATTCTTTTAAGTCGTTCCATATAGGAAAGAGACTCGAGAATGATCTTCGAACCCCGTTTGACAAAAGCCGAAGCCACCCGGCTGCTCTTACAACCGAGAAGTACGGTTTAAGTACAAAAGAGCTTTTCAAAGCTTGTTTTGATAGAGAGGTCTTGCTTGTTAAGAGAAATTCATTTGTTTACTACTTCAAATTGACCCAA CTGTTTATCATGGCATTAACGACTATGACCGTGTTTTTACGAACCGAGATGCATAGAAATACTTTAGAGGATGGAGGGAAATATAATGGTGCTCTTTATTTCGGTGTGATGATGATCATGTTTAACGGGATGTCTGAAATTCCAATGACAATTGCAAAGCTTCCTGTATTTTACAAGCAACGGGACTTTCGGTTTTATCCCTCGTGGGCCTACGCTCTTCCGTCATGGGTAGTCAAGATTCCCGTTTCGTTTCTTGAAGCAGGCCTATGGACAATTCTCACATACTACGTCATAGGATTTGATCCCCATTTCTCAGT ATTTATGAAGCATTTCCTTATACTCTTTGTTAGTAACCAAGTGTCTGCTGCATTGTTTCGTTTCATTGGGTCAATTGGTCGTAACATGATTGTTGCAAATACGTTTGGTTCATTTTCGCTTCTCATAATCGTTGCATTGGGTGGCTTTATCCTTTCACGAG ATAATGTGAAAAAGTGGTGGATATGGGGCTACTGGATATCCCCAATGATGTACGTCATGAACGGTATCACGGTTAATGAATTTCTCGGGGACAGATGGAATAAG CCTTTAAATGGTACGAGTACGACACTAGGGAAATCTATCATCACCACTCGAGGATTGTTCGCAGAAGCTTACTGGTATTGGATTGCGATTGCGTCCTCCGTTGGATTTATATTTCTCTTCAATTCGTGTTTCGGTTTGTCTCTTGAGTTTCTCAATC CGTTGGGGCAATCTCGATCTGTATCATCACAAAACGACAGTGACAAAAATGCTGTTGAGCTATCTTCTAGTGGGAGCGGAGGCGATCGAACCAAGAAGAAAGGAATGATTCTTCCATTTGAACCCCATTCAATTACCTTCAATGATGTCAAATACTCCGTCGACATGCCTCAT GAAATGAGAGATCAAGGAACAAATGAAGATAGATTGCTGTTACTCAAGAGTGTGAGTGGAGCTTTTAGGCCCGGTGTTTTGACTGCCTTAATGGGAGTTAGTGGTGCGGGAAAAACTACTTTAATGGATGTATTAGCGGGTAGAAAGACGGGTGGGTATATCGAGGGCGACATCAGGATCTCGGGTTACCCAAAAAAGCAAGAAACTTTTGCTCGGATCTCAGGATATTGCGAGCAAAATGATATCCATTCGCCTCATGTTACGGTTTATGAATCTTTGATGTACTCAGCTTGGCTAAGGTTGGCAACAGATGTTACCGAAAACACCAGAAAG ATGTTTGTTGATGAGGTGATGGACCTAGTGGAATTGAACCCGTTGAGAGACGCATTAGTTGGGTTGCCAGGTGTTAATGGGCTGTCAACAGAACAGAGAAAAAGGTTAACCATCGCAGTTGAGCTTGTGGCTAACCCGTCTATCATATTTATGGACGAGCCGACATCTGGGTTAGATGCACGAGCGGCTGCAATTGTGATGAGGACGGTTAGGAACACTGTTGACACAGGAAGAACAGTTGTATGCACCATTCATCAACCTAGCATTGATATATTTGAAGCTTTCGATGAATTATTTTTGATGAAAAGAGGAGGACAAGAATTATATGTAGGGCCCGTCGGTAGGAATTCGTGTGAGCTGATAAAATACTTCGAG GATATCGATGGGGTTAGTAAGATTAAAGACGGATATAACCCTGCGACGTGGATGTTGGAAGTCAGTACAACCGCTCAAGAAATTGCTCTAGGCGTCGATTTCACTGAAATCTACAGAAACTCGGAACTATTCAG GAGAAATAAGGCACTTATTGCTGAACTAAGCGTCGCACTTCCCGGTACCAAAGACCTTTATTTCCCGACACAATACTCACGGTCTTTTTTAGTCCAATGTATGGCTTGCTTATGGAAACAACGTCTGTCCTACTGGCGAAACCCTTCTTACACGGCTGTTCGTTTTGCTTTCACCACTTTTATCGGGATCATGTTTGGTACTATATTCTGGGATCTTGGTAAAAAAAG GAAAACCCAACAAGATCTATCTAACGCAATGGGTTCTATGTATGCGGCAACTTTGTTCCTTGGAGTTCAAAACGCATCGGCGGTGCAGCCAGTTGTAGACATCGAACGCACCGTGTTTTACCGAGAACGAGCCGCAGGAATGTATTCCGCTTTAGCATATGCCTGTGCTCAG GTTCTGGTGGAGATACCGTACATATTTATGCAAACAATAACTTACTGTATCATTGTTTACACTATGATCGGATTCGATTGGACCGCTTCCAAATTCTTTTGGTACATTTATTTCCTGTTCTGCTTGTTACTCTACATGACTTTTTACGGCATGATGACTGTCGCCATCACCCCGAACGCCAACATTGCTGCCATCGTTGCAGCTTCTTTTTACGGCTTCTTTAATTTGTTCTCCGGCTTCATCGTCCCACGACCA AAAATTCCGGTGTGGTGGAGGTGGTACTATTGGTGTAACCCGTTGGCATGGACCATCTACGGCACGGTGGCATCACAGTTTGGTGACTATGATGATTTGCTTGTGGACGGTGAAACCGTGAAGGGGTACCTGGATCGATTTTATGGGTTCAAACATAGTTTTCTTGGTGCTGTTGCGGGTGTGCATTTCGGATTAGTTATTGGATTCGGGCTTATATTTGCATATTGCATTCAATCCTTCAATTTCCAGAAGAGATAA